A single Oryza brachyantha chromosome 8, ObraRS2, whole genome shotgun sequence DNA region contains:
- the LOC102711824 gene encoding general transcription factor IIE subunit 1, translating to MGSIEPFNRLVRLAARAFYDDISMKGDNQPKTSRGDNRGMAVVVLDALTRRQWVREEDLAKALKLHSKQLRRILRFFEEEKLVTRDHRKESAKGAKIYSAAAAAAGDGPPVTKEGEEKVKMHTHSYCCLDYAQICDVVRYRIHRMKKKLKDELDSRNTIQHYICPNCKKRYSAFDALQLVSYTDEYFHCENCNGELVAESDKLASEEMGDGDDNARKRRREKLHDMQQRIDEQLKPLQAQLNRVKDLPAPEFGSLQSWERANIGAFGSADPNAADSSKNSQSQYNGTPMPYLGETKVEVALSGTGVKDGSAESGTNGNALKVLPPWMIRQGMTLTKEQRGETSNSSNLDEKSEVKDEKKQDSKEDEKSIQDEYIKAYYEAFRKKQEEEDAKRRVKQEGETLASVSHSERQVGMKSKREDDDEGVEWEEEQPTGNTAETYKLADLNVEAQESGDEEDNIVWQDG from the exons ATGGGCTCCATCGAGCCGTTCAACCG gCTGGTGAGGCTGGCGGCGCGCGCCTTCTACGACGACATCTCGATGAAGGGCGACAACCAGCCCAAGACCTCCCGCGGGGACAACCGGGGcatggccgtcgtcgtcctcgacgCGCTCACCAG ACGTCAATGGGTTCGAGAGGAAGATCTGGCTAAAGCATTGAAACTCCACTCAAAGCAATTGCGCCGTATCCTTCGTTTCTTTGAAGAAGAAAAACTAGTGACACGAGATCACCGGAaggag TCAGCAAAAGGAGCAAAAATATACagtgctgcagctgcagctgctggtgATGGTCCACCAGTTACCAAGGAGGGAGAAGAGAAAGTAAAGATGCATACCCACTCATACTGTTGCTTGGACTATGCACAG ATTTGTGATGTTGTAAGGTACCGGATACACCGGATGAAGAAAAAGTTGAAAGATGAACTGGACAGTAGAAATACAATCCAGCACTATATCTGTCCTAATTGTAAGAAAAG GTATTCAGCATTTGATGCATTGCAGCTTGTAAGCTACACTGATGAGTACTTCCATTGTGAAAACTGCAATGGTGAGCTAGTTGCAGAGAGTGATAAGCTAGCTTCTGAGGAAATGGGAGATGGTGATGATAATGCAAGAAAACGCCGGCGCGAGAAATTGCACGATATGCAGCAAAGGATCGAT GAACAATTGAAGCCATTGCAAGCACAACTTAACAGGGTGAAGGATCTGCCTGCTCCTGAGTTTGGGAGTTTACAATCATGGGAAAGAGCAAACATTGGTGCTTTTGGAAGTGCTGACCCTAATGCAGCTGACTCATCTAAGAACTCACAATCGCAGTATAATGGTACACCTATGCCATACCTTGGAGAAACAAAG GTTGAAGTTGCATTGTCAGGCACCGGTGTAAAAGATGGAAGTGCTGAATCAGGTACCAATGGTAATGCGCTTAAAGTCTTGCCCCCATGGATGATCAGACAAGGCATGACTCTTACAAAAGAACAAAGAGGCGAGACCAGCAACTCATCAAATCTGGATGAAAAATCAGAAGTGaaggatgagaaaaaacaGGACTCAAAAGAAGATGAAAAGAGTATACAG GATGAATATATAAAGGCTTATTATGAGGCCTTCAggaaaaaacaagaagaagaagatgcaaAAAGGAGAGTAAAGCAGGAAGGAGAGACACTTGCATCTGTATCTCATTCTGAACGGCAGGTGGGCATGAAATCCAAACGagaggatgatgatgaggGTGTTGAATGGGAAGAGGAGCAACCTACAG GGAATACAGCTGAGACATATAAACTGGCAGATTTGAATGTTGAAGCCCAAGAATCTGGTGACGAAGAAGATAATATTGTCTGGCAAGATGGTTAA
- the LOC107304715 gene encoding uncharacterized protein LOC107304715: MEPCPGESNKMAGGTTLVVIVAVAVLGVEPVAAGVAPTRWGVPPGQALDTYEVRMVNRMGRDMEFECDGWPHDFTLKANGGDMNVTYETAFDRPGYNFLNPRVACLWSYAGNYMSSVMIWDEENWPEKKACLTGPGGGCLLLFENKEEVVVTPAGARRVLGDLAVKECSTHWYGKLLPWGAGCSYPKHDHAYAGTVHSTWSAAAMGSMIGH, encoded by the exons ATGGAGCCATGTCCAGGGGAATCCAACAAAATGGCCGGCGGCACAACACTAGTCGTCatcgtggcggtggcggtgctgGGCGTGgagccggtggcggcgggggtggCGCCGACGCGGTGGGGCGTGCCGCCGGGGCAGGCGTTGGACACGTACGAGGTGCGGATGGTGAACCGGATGGGGAGGGACATGGAGTTCGAGTGCGACGGCTGGCCCCACGACTTCACGCTCAAGGCCAACGGCGGCGACATGAACGTCACCTACGAGACCGCCTTCGACCGCCCCGGCTACAACTTCCTCAACCCCAGGGTCGCCTGCCTCTGGTC GTACGCCGGGAACTACATGAGCAGCGTGATGATCTGGGACGAGGAGAATTGGCCGGAGAAGAAGGCGTGCCTGACGGGGCCCGGCGGGGGGTGCCTGCTGCTGTTCGAGAacaaggaggaggtggtggtgacgCCGGCGGGGGCGAGGAGGGTGCTGGGCGACCTCGCCGTCAAGGAGTGCAGCACCCACTGGTACGGGAAGCTGCTGCCGTGGGGCGCCGGCTGCTCCTACCCCAAGCACGACCACGCCTACGCCGGCACCGTCCACTCCACCTGGTCCGCCGCGGCCATGGGCAGCATGATCGGCCATTGA